TCCACCGTCTATCGCTTCCAGGGTCCCCTGGAAAAACTGCGAGTCGGTGGCAACCTTTCCTGGCAAAGCCGGCTGTACAACGATATTACGCTGCGCGACGGCAGTAGCTATCGCTTGCAACAAGGCGCCTATGCACTCACCAACCTGATGGCGGGCTACGCGGTCAACGAGAACCTCGACCTGCAGCTCAATGCCAATAACATTTTCGACAAGAAGTACTACTCGTCCATCTCGGACTCGATCGACTACGGCGGCGACACCTACGGCACGCCACGCAACCTGATGCTGACCGCCAAGTACAGCTTCTGACCCCAAACCTCACCCACAAAAAAGCCAGTCCTTCGACTGGCTTTTTTGCACCCACGCGATGGGATCACTCGGCCTGATCGGGCGCCTGCGTCTCGGCGCCGTCGTCGTAGCCACCGAGGTCTTCCGGCGCATCGTCGCCGTAGGCCGACGCATCATCACCCAGACCACCGCCCATGCCGCCGGTCTTGGACATCACCAGCGTGACGAACTCCTCGACGCTCATGTCCTGGCCGTTGAACGTCACCTTGTTGTCGGCGTAATGCAGGGTCGATTGCAGGGTCTCGCCTTCCAGGGTCACCAGGCCGGTGCCGAGCGCCATGCCGCTGCCCATCTCGGTCATCATCGCCGCCTGCTGCTCGATGGCCTGGGCGTCGGTGACGCCTTCGACCATGGCCTGGATGCGCACGCCATCGCCGATCACCGCCTTGGCGACCGCCAGCTTGGCATCCAGCTTGCCGATCAGCTGACGGGCCAGCTCGTCAGGCGGCAGCTCGAAGGATTCGGGCTTGTCCATGTCCACCACCACCCGCAGCGAGGCCTGGCCATGGGGCGTGGTAAGGGTCAAGTTGTCCAGCGCCAGCTGGGGTTTGCCAGCCAGCAGCTTCTCCAGGTCGGCCTTCATGCGCGCCTCCTCGTCGGCGGAGAAGTCGAGCTGCGGGGCCTCTTCACCCAGGGCCTGGGCCTGCTGGATGGGCGTCAGTTTGTCCTGGTAGAGCTTGAACATCGACTGCAACGCCGCGCTGTCGAAGTTCTTGATGGCCCACAGGGTGCGCAGGCCGCCGATGTCCTTGCCGTCATAGCTGACCATGCCGAGGTCATAGCCGATCTGTCCGTCGAGCATGCTGCCGGTTTCCTGCAGGCTGCCGACCTGGGCGATGTCCTTGATCAGCACGGCGGGCTTGTCGCCGACCTTGATCTGCGCGGTGGCCAGCTTGATGCTGCTGTCACCGACGTAGAAATCGGCGCTGCCCAGGCGCTGATCGCTGCTCAGGGTCAGGCCATGCAGGTCGGCCTGCATCGGCGTGTCCTCGGTGCTGGTGATCGACAGGCTGTCCATGGAGCCGCTGACCTGCACCTCCTTGGCGTGCTTGCTGGCCTCGAAGTCCAGGGTCATGCCGGAGAACTTGACCGTGGAGGTCGGCGACGGCGCGAAATCCAGCGGCGTCAGCACCAGCGAACCGCGGCTGGCACCGTTGTAATCCAGGCTGGCCTGGCCACTGAGCGGCGCGGCACCCTTGGCGGCATCGAACCACTTCTGGGTAAGCTCGTTGG
Above is a genomic segment from Pseudomonas argentinensis containing:
- a CDS encoding YdgA family protein, producing the protein MNKLAAVAVGLVAVGALSTAGAWYTGTQLPGVLSNLIEESNRQGAEALLGTGASVKLELLSLETRLFTSTARYKLSFDAPSEEGEARHMEVLLLDNIEHGPLPLSRLKRLNPWPVMAASHYQLEPNELTQKWFDAAKGAAPLSGQASLDYNGASRGSLVLTPLDFAPSPTSTVKFSGMTLDFEASKHAKEVQVSGSMDSLSITSTEDTPMQADLHGLTLSSDQRLGSADFYVGDSSIKLATAQIKVGDKPAVLIKDIAQVGSLQETGSMLDGQIGYDLGMVSYDGKDIGGLRTLWAIKNFDSAALQSMFKLYQDKLTPIQQAQALGEEAPQLDFSADEEARMKADLEKLLAGKPQLALDNLTLTTPHGQASLRVVVDMDKPESFELPPDELARQLIGKLDAKLAVAKAVIGDGVRIQAMVEGVTDAQAIEQQAAMMTEMGSGMALGTGLVTLEGETLQSTLHYADNKVTFNGQDMSVEEFVTLVMSKTGGMGGGLGDDASAYGDDAPEDLGGYDDGAETQAPDQAE